The Erigeron canadensis isolate Cc75 chromosome 1, C_canadensis_v1, whole genome shotgun sequence genome segment CGGGCTGGGTCTTGTGGGGTTTTTTTCCATGAAGAGTAATGGTGTACAAGTTATTAgccttttaataaaaagttaaattttacaACATTGTAGGGATTTTTTAGATAGGAAAGTTTACTTCTAGTTAAACTAAGCTTCTAATTGGTCAACAGAAAAATTAAAGACTCTCATTGGTTAATACTAAGTCttttattaatactaatattgTCCCTTTTTCAACAGGTGAGGTGGGATGAAGATGTTGGTAACCATAATCAAGAACGAATATCTCCATGGGATATTGATCTCTCTGGCGCGTCTATGCCACTTTTGAGCATCCAGTCGTCTCTAAGATTCAAAAAACTGCGGTCAAATCTGCACTCAACTCCATCTGAACACCCTGTTGCTGGTATCTGACTTTCTTGATTATATTCTTCACAAACTAGATGTGGCAATTTGGACTTATTTACTTgttatattaaatcaaaataatgAGCGTACAAGGGAATGGGATAAATGGGCCCAAAGTAGCCTAATGTGTAATATAATGCATAAAACCAAACAGTGTACTTTTTGTAATCGTATTTATCATGCTTCTTATTTCTAACATTGTTGAACAAAAAGTCTTTAAACCAAGCTGAACTATTTTAGTCCGTATGAAATATTTACCTGTTTTGACCCGTCCGTTTTGTTTTGATTAAAGTTTTGGATGATTTCTTGCGAGGTCAGTACTAATTAAGCTTGTTTTTTATGCAGCATGGGGTGGATGTTTAGACTTTGAGGAATCCACAAGATCCTCTAAGGTCTTGCAAGGTCAAGAAAATGTAAGTGGTAAGATGAACAACTCGTTGAACTTGGGGGTACAACCTTTGATGCATCCAGGGTTTACTCCAAACCAGATGTTATTAGCGGGAAGAAGTATAGATATGGTCGGCAGTCATCATCTGCCTGTTTCCGCCACCCATAACCCGGCCTTTCTGGGATCTAACAGTACCAGATTCCCAAAGGTCTTGCAAGGTCAAGAAATTTGTTCACTGAGATCCTTAACTGGGAAAACAAACGGTTTTTGGAGTCAACCTAGAGTCAATCTTAGCTCGCATCAAAGCCTAAATAATCCCAGTTTTTATCCACTTGGTTCTGAAGGTTCTAGGAACTTCTGTTTTCCAAATCCGGCTCCTGTCATGCCCATGATTGGGTTCCCATTCAATCACGCCCCTGTAGGAAGTGAAGTTACAAGGGATGATAATACTGGGCTAAAGCTACAACTACAGCCCAACCTTTCTGTTGAACTTGGAAAAACGGCCGTTGATCCGACCATAGAAGGTAACTCAGGAAGTGAGAAAGAGGATGGTGGTTCTGATAGCAACGGGAGTAGTAGTTGTAAGCTATTTGGTTTTCATTTAAATGGTGTACCTCCAATGGCAGACGCTCAAAGTTTAAGCAAGAGAAGTTGCACCAAGGTAAGGTCAAAACTGCTTTGGTCAACACAGATTGATTTTAGCAAGGGTCAAACTTAAGAATAcgtaattttttaatatatattgataattcAATTACAAGGTTTTAcacattatatatttgtttttcacaattttcgAAATTGACCCCAGTTGACCCGTTTCATTATTAATGGGTCATAAAAGTCACCTCTGCGTAAAACACAAGCTTATTCTAGAGATTTAATCTCAAGTCACTTTTTGTGTGAAGGTTCATAAACAAGGAAGCAAGGTTGGAAGGGCCATTGATCTCTCCAAAATGTCAAGTTATCATGAGTTATTTAGTGAGTTAGAGGCGCTATTTCAGATGGAAGGCATTTTGAGCAGTCGTGATGGTGCCTGGCAACTGTTGTACACCGATGAAGAGAATGACATGATGGTTGTTGGTGATGATCCATGGGAGTAAGTTTCTACATAAATTTCAAATACAACTATATATTTACAGGCAGAATTGGGATTAGACTTCAGAATCTAGACCGAGATACAAATTATACCGCATGAAATACATTTATATCATTGTTCTTTTAGTGTCATAAATCATCCTAACGATGATATTAATGACTTTTTTATGCAGTGAGTTTGCAAGGATGGCTACAAAGATTCACATATATACCAAGGAAGAAGTGGAGAAACTGATGAGCGGTGGTGTCATCAGTGACGACACTAGTTGCTTGGAGGAAGCACCCGCCATGGTGGATACCGCCAAGTCTTTATTGGTGGGAGTGCCGGTATAATTGGGTTGCTGTTTCAGAGTACGCGTTTTATGTTAATATTTCGCGCTAAGCAGACAAGTATGTAAGCTTTAACTTTTGTAGCTGAGTGACTTGTGTGTTGTTGTTAATTTGTAGACTTTGGTTTTCTAATGCACCTAGATTCATCAAGCACAATAAGCTTTGTTGTAATAGCGCTACTAGGAATAACTTCTATTTAGGGTAACATAGTATATACTTGTTTCTTTAATTTAGGTAAGttttcctttcatttctttCATGTGGATAAATCAGAGTCAAAATGCGATTTTCTCTAATAACTATCGACCAACAAcagtttaatgtttttttttcctttggtAACTTCAGAAGCAAGctaaatttgtttaattttattttagcaAAAGCAACCGAtaagatatttatttattttttttgaacggcaacaGACAAGAttgtcataaatttttttactaactttaGTGTAACACAATgacattcaaaaatcgaaatttTCGATCACATCGTTATTATATGATATGAATATATGTCTAAATATATGACAGTCTagtagttttaacttttaagaaacCATTAGGTGAGTTAAAATTGACTCTCCCGACTAGATTGGGTCGGTCTGACATTAATCAATTGGTATTATTGAAAATCAACATAAGAAATTGAcgttttgtttaaaatttttaattttcattatacCAAATTCACCTAGATCTATACTTCGACTCCAGTTTTAATTtagaatttttataaatgatCAAACTTACCTAATCTTCCCAACTTTATTTTACAAGCTattcaaaatattctatttaTAGGTAATAAATCATGTTCCCGTTCATATTCATATAGGTAATATAGAGAGTTCCCTAAGACCAATTTTTCCGGCAAGAATTTCAAGCCAACCATCCCGTTGCAATCAATGCCTGAAATCAATTAGACCGATAGTTATACTAAAACATAAATCACCCCTTATTCTTCTGCGATACTGAACCATCCCCGTTACCTTGTTATCTGCAACTTAATGTTTGGCCGAAAAGTGTGAATGAAATTGATGTTGAAGTTATGTTGTAGTATGCCTTTAAATATGCCACCTGGCTGTATGATGTATTCGTCAGAGTTGTATGCCAAAATTTAGGGTTCATCTTTGATGAATTCATTTTAACCGCCCACATAAACATTACGAGTATTATACCAATATggccaaaaaaaaacatatataaaagaaataaatcgATTGTAACCATTTGATCCCATGATCAGAATTGTGaaactattatttttaattaaaatattttgacGGAATATTCTTGCGaaa includes the following:
- the LOC122610099 gene encoding auxin response factor 4-like, coding for MEIDLNHEVYNSSNNNNNNNNTSVDDSCEIGGDSSLSGSSNSSKTSSDFKSKSSSIYMELWHACAGPLTSLPNKGNVVVYFPQGHLEQIASNSTIHFSPNEVPSLGLQPQIFCKVVDVHFLANKENDEIYTKLTLLPLPEGSAKNVQEGEEEGGGVTITKSTPQMFCKTLTASDTSTHGGFSVPRRAAEDCFPPLDYKQQRPSQELVAKDLHGVEWKFRHIYRGQPRRHLLTTGWSNFVSQKNLASGDAVLFLRGESGELRLGTRRATRPRNFLPNTIFLNSNSFTDIVAPVANAVSTNSTFDVFYSPRSNRADFIVPYVKYMNSIKNMITIGTRFKMRFSMDESPERRFRGSVIAVGDMDPYKWPKSKWRCLTVRWDEDVGNHNQERISPWDIDLSGASMPLLSIQSSLRFKKLRSNLHSTPSEHPVAAWGGCLDFEESTRSSKVLQGQENVSGKMNNSLNLGVQPLMHPGFTPNQMLLAGRSIDMVGSHHLPVSATHNPAFLGSNSTRFPKVLQGQEICSLRSLTGKTNGFWSQPRVNLSSHQSLNNPSFYPLGSEGSRNFCFPNPAPVMPMIGFPFNHAPVGSEVTRDDNTGLKLQLQPNLSVELGKTAVDPTIEGNSGSEKEDGGSDSNGSSSCKLFGFHLNGVPPMADAQSLSKRSCTKVHKQGSKVGRAIDLSKMSSYHELFSELEALFQMEGILSSRDGAWQLLYTDEENDMMVVGDDPWDEFARMATKIHIYTKEEVEKLMSGGVISDDTSCLEEAPAMVDTAKSLLVGVPV